The DNA segment CCACGTAGCTATTCCAGCGTGCCTCATTGCGGTTCAGATCATCAATTTGCTTTGCGCTAAAACCAAATAATTGGCTGGCTAAAGATGCCCTTAAAACGCGTTCTTTCTCCGGTGTGACAACCGCTTGTAATAACCAAAGTAGATCTTTAGCTTCATTGGTTTCAAATACACTTTCACGATTGGATAAGAATACAGATTGTATTGAAAGCAAATTCAGTGCATCACGGACCAATATCGCTTCTCTACGGCTACGCACCAGTACCATAATATCCGCAGATGTAACCGCTTTTTTTGCGCCTTGCTCAATCAGCCAAGCCTGTTGCTGATCCCCTGCGGATAACCAATCACGAATTTGTGCGGCACATTGCGCTGCCATGATTTGCTCATAATTTCCCGTAGAAACACTTTCGCCTTCAGCAAGCCAAAAATTAACAGGCGAAATCGGTTTATCATGGTAAATAAAGACCATGTCTTGGTTTTTTTCAGCCGAACTTACTTCAATAAAAGGGATATGCTCAAATAAAAATGGCGCATTGGAGCGCATAAAAAGCTTGTTAACTGCATTCACCATACCCGGTGCAGAGCGCCAGTTAGTATTTAATGTGTAGTGATGAGATGTCTGCTTTCGGGCTTGAATATAAGTAAAAATATCCGCACCACGGAATGCATAAATTGCCTGTTTAGGATCACCAATAAACAATAACCCGCTGTTTTCATGCTCACCATAAATGGCATCAAAAATACGGTATTGTTGAGGATCGGTGTCTTGGAATTCATCGATCATTGCAACTGGGTAGCGTTCACGAATAGCTTGCGCTAAAGCCTCACCACCTTCACGTTTCAATGCTCTATCTAAACGTGTTAATAAATCATCAAATCCCATTTCACCACGACGCATCTTTTCATTTTCAATGCCTTGGCGTATTTCAGGGATCGCGTTGGCGAGAATAACATCTCGCAGAGTCAGGCTCTGCTTTGTTAATCGTTCAATTTCAACAAAAAGAATATGCTCTGGTGCGGGACCTTTCGTTGCCTTTTCATTCAGCGTTTCTTGAGAAAAACGAACTAAACAATCAGGTAATTGATAGCTTTTCGTTTCTAATGTTGACGCCCACAGAGTAATTTCTTCAATCCATTTGGGTAAGAAACGACTGCTATAACTACGTTTATCAACACCTGAAGCGGTTATCCATGCTTCAACTTCATGATGATGTTCATGCCAACGCGCCTTCACCTTGTTAATGGCTTCAATAACCGCTTGATGACGCTCTTTGACTGATTCATTTTCACTGTCTAATGCCACACCTTCAATTTCAGGCATTTCACCTTGTAAATAAGGCTGTATTTCATAAAGCAGTTGTTCAGGGCCAGACCAAATCTGGCTTACTGCATTAGCAACATCATAAGAAAGTGGATAACAGTGCCGTCGCCAAAAGTCAGCACATACCCGTTTTTTTAGCTCATATTCATCTTGGATCAAGACTTGTTCAAACAAGACTCCTGATTCAAATGCATTGTTTGCCAACATACGTTGGCAAAAGCCATGAATGGTATAAATAGCCGCTTCATCCATTTGTCGTTCGGCTTCTAACAACCACTGTGCAGCCAGCTCTTTATTAGGGATCTGTTTAAGTAACTCATCATAAGTATGATCGCTACTTTCAACATCATGACGGATACAGGCAAGTCTTAGTTCATGAATATTTTTACGAATACGGGCTCGTAATTCATCTGTCGCCGCATCCGTAAATGTCACAACTAAAATCTCTTCAACATTGAGAGGGCGGTAGAATGCAGACTCTCCGCCTAATCCAAGAAGCAACCGTAAATACAACAACCCGATGGTATAAGTTTTCCCTGTTCCCGCTGACGCCTCAATGAGGCGTCTTTGGTACAAAGGAAGTGTATACGGGTTTAATGGCTGTGCCTGTATCACTTCACTCACTCTTTAATTTCCTCAACAGGTAAGGTTTTTTGTAATTCACTTACCGTAGCATAACGTTTCCATTGTTTATTTTCGGCATAATCAGCATCTTTGCCATCTTTACCAATAATTTGAGAAACAAAAATAAAGCCGTTTGGTTTTATAATTGCTTTTTCATAAAACTCAATAGCTTGTTTTAACGTTACTTTATTAAGCTCCGCTAAGAATTTTTCACGTCCATCATATTTTAAGTTATTACGATGGAAGTCATTTCGATAAAGAGAAACTTCTTCATAGAACGTTTGAGGTGGCTGTTTAACTTCGGTAATAATCGCCTGTTTATACTGATTAAAATCAGCCTCGTTCATTTTTTTCAAACGCTCGTAAGCTTGTTGATAAAATGCGTTATAACGCTGATTTAAATAGGCTGGTGGTTTTGCATTACTTTGTAGTAAAAAGCCGATACCTGATTGCTCACCCATAGTGGCTTGATAAGCAAATACAGCATAACCAAGTTGCTCTTCTGTTCTTAATTGATCATAGAACCAAGGCTTGATAACAGACGATAACACTGAAGAAATTGCCTGACCTTCAAGGCGGCTATAGCCAGTTGGGATATAAAGCTCCCCTAATGCGTTATCTGTGCTCTTCGATTTATTTTGGAATTCAACTGCATTTAATTTATTGAATACTAATGTTTCACCGATCCAATATTCTGTGCCTTGATTACCTAATAATTCGTGTGCAGATTTAGCAATATCGCGGCTTTGCTCTGGTGTTAAGTTACCAATAATCAGCGCTTGAAGTGCGGCATTTTTAATTACGTCACGGCGATTATCAATAATATCTTGTAGTGTAATTGACTCTAATGCTTTGAGTTTTTCGGCTTCTTCATAGTACGGGATCGTATTTAATCGACGAGCCGGTAACATAGCGGCTTCAAAAGCTTTTAAGTTATGAGTCACTTCAAGTTGTTCACGATACCAAGATTTAGCTTGATCCAACTCTTCTTGAGTTGATTCAAAGCTCATATAGCTTTTCAGTGTCGCATTAACGAGTTCTGGTAAATGTTGCGTATAACCATTCATTGAAAAATCAATACCTTGTCCTGATGAGGATGAGATATTCATTCCAGCAACAGACGCTTGGTAAGATAATTCACTTAATGCTAAACCAGCGAGATAATCCGTTAAGGTTTGTGTCACTTGTTGCTTAACAGTAATGTCTGATTTTTTATTCACTAAACTTAATGTCACACTGGCTTTAGGCTCATCAGAAAAATAGTGCGATGGCATATAAAACAAGCGAGCGCTTTTATCTTGCCACAATAATTGTGGTTTGGTGATTTTGCTGTCCGCATCAATCAATGAAAGATTATCAGGGATATAAGGGTTCAGTGCTGGCAGTGATAATGAAATATCATCTGATAATGTTTGCCATGTTTTTA comes from the Proteus appendicitidis genome and includes:
- the recB gene encoding exodeoxyribonuclease V subunit beta, whose protein sequence is MSEVIQAQPLNPYTLPLYQRRLIEASAGTGKTYTIGLLYLRLLLGLGGESAFYRPLNVEEILVVTFTDAATDELRARIRKNIHELRLACIRHDVESSDHTYDELLKQIPNKELAAQWLLEAERQMDEAAIYTIHGFCQRMLANNAFESGVLFEQVLIQDEYELKKRVCADFWRRHCYPLSYDVANAVSQIWSGPEQLLYEIQPYLQGEMPEIEGVALDSENESVKERHQAVIEAINKVKARWHEHHHEVEAWITASGVDKRSYSSRFLPKWIEEITLWASTLETKSYQLPDCLVRFSQETLNEKATKGPAPEHILFVEIERLTKQSLTLRDVILANAIPEIRQGIENEKMRRGEMGFDDLLTRLDRALKREGGEALAQAIRERYPVAMIDEFQDTDPQQYRIFDAIYGEHENSGLLFIGDPKQAIYAFRGADIFTYIQARKQTSHHYTLNTNWRSAPGMVNAVNKLFMRSNAPFLFEHIPFIEVSSAEKNQDMVFIYHDKPISPVNFWLAEGESVSTGNYEQIMAAQCAAQIRDWLSAGDQQQAWLIEQGAKKAVTSADIMVLVRSRREAILVRDALNLLSIQSVFLSNRESVFETNEAKDLLWLLQAVVTPEKERVLRASLASQLFGFSAKQIDDLNRNEARWNSYVEKFADYYVLWQKRGVLPMLRKIMMDNQIAENLLASIDGERRLTDIMHIGELLQETSLQLDSEHALIRWLAQQISHPDAQSESQQMRLESDRNLVRICTIHKSKGLEYPIVCLPFACNYQEQKGALYHDREKFHAKLDIFSRPESLRLADEERLAEDLRLLYVALTRSKFCCYVGVAPLVKGTKRKSGLTDLHKNALGYLLQQGEEGNSELLHQSIHALLDDNISVTTLDNISAHCYQPQLMAETKLEAAIFKRQIHDNWRITSYSGLTYQHSNRGYHFDLGDIEALVQSIAPGLDTDAKGEKQQGEVDENSIHHFPRGAVAGTFLHSLLEVLDFSQPIDELWMQEQLTAQGFDEKWAALLVTWMETLFHTPLNSQGLCLADIPKSQQLDELQFYLPIEKEVSSAQLTQLISQFDPLSKLCPALQFQQVEGMLKGFIDLVFSWEGKYYVVDYKSNWLGESSEDYTQEAMMNAMMDHRYDLQYQLYTLALHRFLQQRIPDYDYRTHFGGIYYLFLRGIDKEHPGNGVYAYLPDEAFVLALDSLFTGKTSKPDVVGEK